Proteins from a single region of Macaca thibetana thibetana isolate TM-01 chromosome 4, ASM2454274v1, whole genome shotgun sequence:
- the LOC126952043 gene encoding U1 small nuclear ribonucleoprotein C yields the protein MPKFYCDYCDTYLTHDSPSVRKTHCSGRKHKENVKDYYQKWMEEQAQSLIDKTTAAFQQGKIPPTPFSAPPPAGAMIPPPPSLPGPPRPGMMPAPHMGGPPMMPMMGPPPPGMMPVGPAPGMRPPMGGHMPMMPGPPMMRPPARPMMVPTRPGMTRPDR from the coding sequence ATGCCCAAGTTTTATTGTGACTACTGCGATACATACCTCACCCATGACTCTCCATCTGTGAGAAAGACACACTGCAGTGGAAGGAAACACAAAGAGAATGTGAAAGACTATTATCAGAAATGGATGGAAGAGCAGGCTCAGAGCCTGATTGACAAAACAACGGCTGCATTTCAACAAGGAAAGATACCTCCTACTCCattctctgctcctcctcctgcaggGGCGATGATACCACCTCCCCCCAGCCTTCCGGGTCCTCCTCGCCCTGGTATGATGCCAGCACCCCATATGGGGGGCCCTCCCATGATGCCAATGATgggccctcctcctcctgggatgATGCCAGTGGGACCTGCTCCTGGAATGAGGCCGCCCATGGGAGGCCACATGCCAATGATGCCTGGGCCCCCAATGATGAGACCTCCTGCCCGTCCCATGATGGTGCCCACTCGGCCCGGAATGACTCGACCAGACAGATAA